The Candidatus Omnitrophota bacterium genome includes a window with the following:
- a CDS encoding family 16 glycoside hydrolase — protein sequence MLTVCLAGWMGADSALAQYPDRAGYVSLFNGRDLSGWKMQWEGLWNVERGVLTGRQDPAKGGDSWLFTENTWDDFILQLEFKMTSNCNSGVGIRMPKSAEGRPSQYGYEVQISDVDEEFPTGSLFRHLAANIKMQGPNWNEMHIACVKDHIVVYVNKQKVLDARNMTNSLEGRIGLQVHGGAALKDQVVQFRNIRIKDLKPQYRCLQSPLQFKTHQIDSLLSEGCTVTDINRDGRLDITCGPRWYQAPDWTPHELREVIVSGEYMNNYGEIALDVNRDGWMDVISGGWFIPKMAWYENPGNPESAALWKEHVIANDLDGTEVIYPCDIDKDGRTDVLANFYNMDLPATYFAYVGLDKSESGFERRVLGDQGRGHGMGFGDLNGDGRSDVLTPSGWYESPLHPKSEQWSFHRNFRAEHTGIPFLVDDFNEDGLADIVFGYAHDYGLYWLEQTKDSAGRRQFIEHPIDETYSQLHCPILVDLDGDGTKDIVAGKRYRGHNGADPGAMEPQCIFWYRVKKGPDPQFTKHIVSYDENIGMGMNTHAVDIDYDGDLDLVAPGKTGLYLLENVTGQ from the coding sequence TTGTTGACCGTCTGCTTGGCGGGATGGATGGGCGCAGATTCCGCTTTGGCGCAATATCCCGACCGGGCGGGTTACGTCAGCCTATTTAACGGGCGCGATTTGAGCGGCTGGAAGATGCAATGGGAAGGGCTTTGGAATGTCGAACGGGGCGTTCTGACCGGACGGCAGGATCCAGCGAAAGGCGGCGATTCATGGTTGTTTACCGAGAATACTTGGGACGATTTCATTCTGCAGTTGGAATTTAAAATGACGTCCAACTGCAATAGCGGCGTCGGCATCCGCATGCCCAAAAGCGCGGAAGGCCGCCCATCACAATATGGCTATGAAGTGCAGATCAGCGATGTGGACGAAGAATTCCCAACGGGAAGCCTTTTCCGCCACCTAGCCGCCAATATAAAAATGCAGGGGCCGAATTGGAACGAGATGCACATCGCTTGCGTGAAGGATCATATCGTTGTTTACGTGAACAAGCAGAAGGTGCTGGACGCGCGGAATATGACGAACTCCCTGGAAGGAAGGATCGGGTTGCAAGTGCACGGCGGCGCGGCGTTAAAGGATCAGGTCGTTCAGTTCCGCAATATTCGCATTAAGGATTTGAAGCCGCAATACCGCTGCCTGCAATCTCCATTGCAATTCAAGACGCATCAGATCGATTCTCTATTAAGCGAAGGGTGCACGGTTACGGATATCAACCGCGATGGGCGGCTCGACATTACTTGCGGTCCGCGCTGGTATCAGGCCCCTGACTGGACGCCGCACGAACTGCGCGAAGTGATCGTCAGCGGCGAATACATGAACAATTACGGCGAGATCGCTTTGGATGTCAACCGCGACGGCTGGATGGACGTTATTTCCGGCGGGTGGTTCATTCCCAAAATGGCGTGGTACGAGAATCCCGGAAATCCGGAATCAGCGGCGTTGTGGAAAGAGCATGTTATCGCCAACGATCTCGACGGGACGGAAGTCATCTATCCTTGCGACATCGATAAGGACGGGCGAACAGATGTTCTCGCCAATTTTTACAATATGGATTTGCCCGCGACGTATTTTGCTTACGTGGGATTGGACAAGAGCGAAAGCGGATTCGAGCGGCGCGTCCTCGGCGATCAAGGACGCGGGCACGGCATGGGCTTCGGCGATTTGAACGGCGACGGCCGCAGCGACGTGTTGACGCCCAGCGGATGGTACGAAAGCCCGCTCCATCCGAAAAGCGAGCAGTGGAGTTTTCACCGCAACTTCCGCGCCGAGCATACGGGCATTCCCTTTTTAGTGGACGATTTTAACGAGGACGGGCTTGCCGATATCGTCTTCGGCTATGCGCACGATTACGGCTTGTATTGGCTGGAACAAACGAAGGACAGCGCCGGGCGGCGGCAATTCATCGAACATCCTATCGACGAAACCTATTCTCAACTTCATTGCCCCATTCTAGTCGATTTGGATGGCGATGGGACAAAAGATATTGTGGCGGGCAAGCGCTACCGGGGGCATAACGGCGCCGATCCAGGCGCCATGGAGCCGCAGTGCATTTTCTGGTATCGCGTGAAAAAGGGTCCCGATCCCCAATTTACCAAACACATCGTTTCTTATGACGAGAACATCGGCATGGGAATGAACACTCATGCGGTGGATATCGATTACGACGGCGATCTAGATTTGGTAGCGCCGGGC
- a CDS encoding ATP-binding protein: MGASIERNADISIEISAHLQYLALVRSFANCLAKHLNLAAEEAVQLEMCLDEACANSIEAIREVEGEHPRTKVRIDVEIKNDHFRITIHDNGKDFSRNFAEALPLCPSSDRTRTRGYGLQIIKTLMDEVHYVHDPQAGNRLHLVKFFARSGGESILG; the protein is encoded by the coding sequence ATGGGAGCTTCCATTGAGCGGAATGCGGATATTTCGATCGAAATTTCCGCGCATCTCCAATATTTGGCGCTGGTGCGCAGTTTCGCTAACTGCCTAGCCAAGCATTTGAACCTTGCGGCGGAAGAGGCCGTTCAACTGGAAATGTGCTTGGACGAAGCCTGCGCCAATTCCATCGAAGCAATCCGCGAAGTAGAGGGGGAGCATCCGCGAACGAAAGTGCGGATCGACGTCGAAATCAAGAATGACCATTTCCGCATCACCATTCATGACAACGGTAAGGATTTTTCGCGAAATTTCGCCGAGGCTCTTCCTCTTTGTCCCTCCTCCGACCGTACGAGGACAAGAGGATATGGGTTGCAGATCATCAAAACCTTAATGGATGAAGTTCATTACGTCCACGATCCTCAAGCGGGCAACCGATTGCATCTCGTAAAATTCTTCGCGCGCAGCGGCGGCGAATCCATCTTGGGATGA
- a CDS encoding DUF6338 family protein, which yields MSTLSEFTLHIMVIFLPGIVIYKITDELTEHKEHKGYDIVLYSFLYGFFCYFVYYIFLTIANWITGEDNFPFHLLNSISDRSAKISFGEILRVSILSVFLGFLFTYAYTYEWLHRFARRIGATRKHGDVDAFSHIMNRGLYSWVVVRDFEHDRAYYGWVFAFSTGAEKDELFLTKVQLYVNSSGVKIGDIPAIYLPKAKEKMIIEFLELPIIQ from the coding sequence ATGTCTACGCTTTCGGAATTCACTCTACATATTATGGTGATTTTTCTGCCGGGAATCGTCATCTATAAAATTACGGACGAATTGACCGAGCATAAAGAACATAAAGGTTACGATATCGTTCTCTATTCCTTTCTCTACGGTTTCTTCTGTTATTTCGTCTACTATATTTTCCTTACTATCGCCAATTGGATAACAGGCGAAGATAATTTTCCCTTTCATTTACTAAATTCGATTTCGGATCGAAGCGCGAAAATCAGTTTTGGGGAAATTTTGAGGGTATCCATTCTTTCGGTGTTTTTGGGATTTCTATTTACGTATGCGTATACTTATGAATGGCTTCATAGATTTGCCCGGCGGATCGGGGCGACGAGAAAGCATGGAGACGTGGATGCTTTTTCTCATATTATGAATAGAGGACTTTATTCTTGGGTGGTTGTACGAGATTTTGAACATGATCGGGCCTATTATGGATGGGTATTCGCTTTTTCAACAGGCGCGGAAAAGGATGAATTATTTTTGACTAAAGTTCAACTATATGTGAATTCCTCAGGTGTAAAAATTGGGGATATTCCCGCGATATACCTTCCTAAGGCAAAAGAGAAAATGATAATCGAGTTTCTTGAATTGCCTATAATACAGTAG
- a CDS encoding Uma2 family endonuclease gives MSIQTLKRLFTIEEYYQMGRSGIFTEDDHVELIEGEIIQMTPIGNPHAGCVKWLIQFFRRRIGEEFIIGAQDPLRLSVYSEPQPDVVLLKPRLDYYRNAHPVPDDVFLLIEVADSSLGYDKNLKIPLYAKHNIIECWLVNLQDKNIEVYRQPSENGYRQILTLAPDQTLSPQAFPDILVKAGDILGI, from the coding sequence ATGTCTATTCAAACGCTCAAACGGCTTTTCACAATCGAGGAATATTATCAAATGGGACGTTCGGGCATTTTTACCGAAGACGATCATGTAGAACTCATCGAAGGAGAGATCATCCAAATGACGCCGATTGGAAATCCTCACGCCGGATGCGTAAAATGGTTGATTCAATTTTTCCGCCGCCGTATTGGCGAAGAATTCATTATCGGTGCGCAGGATCCCTTGCGTTTAAGCGTCTATTCCGAACCGCAGCCGGATGTCGTCTTACTAAAACCTAGACTGGATTACTACCGCAACGCGCATCCCGTTCCTGACGACGTGTTTCTGTTGATTGAAGTCGCGGACTCGTCTCTTGGCTATGATAAGAACTTGAAAATCCCGCTTTACGCCAAACATAATATAATCGAATGTTGGCTAGTGAATCTTCAAGATAAAAACATCGAGGTTTACCGCCAACCTTCCGAAAACGGCTATCGGCAAATTCTCACGTTAGCGCCGGATCAAACTTTATCGCCCCAAGCTTTTCCCGATATTCTTGTGAAAGCGGGCGATATTTTGGGAATATAA
- a CDS encoding STAS domain-containing protein has translation MLDKFNLSTKSGKVDDIAFMIVEVEGYVDSSTFPQLQDHLQKLIDNGANWIIVDLGKLEYISSAGLGVLMGMLQEIRSRGGDLKLANLSSKIQQLFDILGFSRLIRIYLDVEAAAKALENDIKAAADDEKTPVEDSY, from the coding sequence ATGTTAGACAAATTCAATCTAAGCACGAAGAGCGGAAAAGTTGACGATATAGCTTTCATGATTGTCGAAGTGGAAGGCTATGTGGATTCAAGCACGTTTCCCCAATTGCAAGATCATCTCCAAAAACTGATCGACAACGGAGCGAATTGGATTATTGTAGATTTGGGCAAGTTGGAATACATCAGCAGCGCGGGACTGGGCGTTTTGATGGGGATGCTCCAAGAGATCCGGAGCCGCGGCGGCGATTTGAAATTGGCAAATTTATCGTCCAAGATCCAGCAACTGTTCGATATTTTAGGATTTTCGCGATTGATTCGCATTTATCTGGATGTAGAAGCGGCTGCAAAAGCCTTAGAGAACGATATCAAAGCGGCTGCCGACGACGAAAAAACGCCGGTGGAAGACAGCTATTAG
- the udk gene encoding uridine kinase yields the protein MIIPPSKKEVRIPVAGLCGGSGGGKSVLAKRLRERAPYPICVIGMDRYYRDLSPLSKEERGRMNFDCPEAVDGELFLKHLSLLSEGYEIFAPVYDFAIHARRGEERLAPGDLILAEGALLFAFAEIRARLDLAAYCDAPDDIRLLRRIRRDIAERGRDIESIARQYLETVRPMYEKYVAPYKLEADVVLDGRKPVKELAEELLRRLAPLVANR from the coding sequence ATGATTATTCCTCCTTCGAAAAAAGAGGTTCGAATTCCGGTCGCCGGCCTTTGCGGGGGGAGCGGCGGCGGAAAAAGCGTTTTGGCCAAGCGTTTACGGGAGCGGGCGCCTTATCCCATCTGCGTCATCGGTATGGACCGGTATTACCGCGATCTTTCCCCTTTGTCCAAAGAGGAAAGAGGACGGATGAATTTCGATTGTCCCGAAGCGGTGGATGGGGAACTTTTTTTGAAGCATCTCTCGCTTCTCTCCGAGGGGTATGAGATTTTCGCGCCAGTTTACGATTTTGCGATCCATGCGCGCCGAGGCGAAGAGCGGTTGGCGCCAGGCGATTTGATTCTCGCCGAGGGGGCGCTGTTGTTCGCTTTCGCTGAAATTCGCGCGCGGTTGGATTTGGCGGCCTATTGCGATGCGCCGGATGACATTAGATTGCTCAGGCGCATCCGGCGCGACATCGCCGAACGCGGAAGGGATATCGAATCCATCGCCCGGCAATATCTGGAAACGGTGCGGCCTATGTACGAAAAATACGTTGCGCCTTATAAATTGGAAGCGGATGTCGTTTTGGACGGAAGAAAGCCGGTAAAGGAACTGGCGGAAGAATTGTTGCGTCGATTGGCGCCGCTCGTTGCGAACCGATAA
- a CDS encoding Uma2 family endonuclease: MTVSTLKRLFTIEEYYQMGRSGIFTEDDHVELIEGEIVQMTPIGNPHAGCVRWLNRFFHRLLDDRFIIDAQNPLRLSVYSEPQPDVVLLKPTPDCYRSAHPVPDDVFLLIEVADSSLGYDKNVKIPLYAKHRIVECWLVNIQDNNIEVYRQPSENSYRQIRIMTPDQTISPQAFPDISLRAGDILGI; encoded by the coding sequence ATGACTGTATCAACGCTTAAACGGCTCTTCACTATCGAGGAATATTACCAAATGGGACGTTCTGGCATTTTTACCGAGGACGACCATGTGGAACTCATCGAAGGAGAAATCGTCCAAATGACGCCGATAGGAAATCCTCATGCTGGATGCGTGAGATGGTTAAATCGATTCTTTCATCGTCTTCTTGACGATAGATTTATCATTGATGCCCAAAATCCCCTGCGATTAAGCGTCTATTCCGAACCGCAGCCGGATGTCGTTTTGCTGAAACCAACGCCGGATTGCTACCGCAGCGCGCATCCCGTTCCCGACGACGTGTTCCTGCTCATCGAAGTCGCCGACTCTTCTCTCGGCTACGACAAGAACGTAAAAATCCCGCTTTATGCGAAACATCGTATTGTGGAATGTTGGCTAGTGAATATTCAAGATAACAACATCGAGGTTTACCGCCAACCATCCGAAAATAGCTATCGGCAAATCCGAATCATGACGCCAGATCAAACTATATCGCCCCAAGCCTTCCCCGATATTTCTCTAAGAGCGGGAGATATTTTGGGAATTTGA